In Mus musculus strain C57BL/6J chromosome 14, GRCm38.p6 C57BL/6J, the following are encoded in one genomic region:
- the LOC108168187 gene encoding uncharacterized protein LOC108168187, with translation MFSRLLRLCLKENDDEGETRPKKKEEGILSQEKGRRKLFWRRNRSARNTSTQNSNITNQISNINKVEELKLHIRKISNERKEMCEILNVYMYEDLNYRMNTEFNIIKSQHEKTMLDMNKMTQSIIGAMQYSKELIEDNYSYSIKEDHLLRECTQLNEKVRILLNENRKLLVEQAGTQVSCEEEKRFCEEASKNICASSAKEQQCETVQQKPEHGTDHDMISLKEK, from the exons atgttttccagGCTGCTCAGGCTATGTCTGAAAGAGAATGAcgatgaaggagagaccagaccaaaaaagaaggaagagggaatcctttctcaagaaaaaggaagaaggaaattgtTCTGGAGAAGgaaca ggtctgctagaaatacttcaacccaaaattccaacatcacaaatcagatatcaaatataaataaagtagaaGAACTGAAATTGCATATAAGGAAGATCAGCAATGAGAGGAAGGAAATGTGTGAAATCCTGaatgtttacatgtatgaggatttaaactacag gatgaacactgaattcaacataattaaatcacaacatgagaagacaatgttggatatgaataaaatgacCCAGTCCATAATTGGTGCCATGCAGTACTCCAAggaactgatagaagataactattcctacag cattaaggaggaccaccttctccgtgagtgcactcaactcAACGAAAAAgtaaggatattactgaatgagaacagaaagctgctggtggagcaggctggaaCGCAAGTGTCCtgtgaggaagaaaagaggttctgtgaggaggccagcaagaacatctgtgcctcaagtgcaaaggaacagcag